In Sedimentibacter sp. MB31-C6, one genomic interval encodes:
- a CDS encoding LysM peptidoglycan-binding domain-containing M23 family metallopeptidase, whose product MKNIIRPLLEKLNLKNKNSKIFKQLPDEEERQAIFLKYKDQIIGAASLLAATTLVLSSTFALNYLNTHENNIYSTESYTLLVDGEEICKVRDPKVLDNIISKLENDLERNSELDLAFNNTFEVVNSKAVDKEILSEKEIYNILKKEVDYSTLAYALYIDEDIIGIVDSEYKARNIIEEVKKYFSDNYDKNSIIEVTTAEDVKIKQIEANSSEIQESDDIVNYIIKGTNEERKYIVEKGDTYWTIAEYFNMTLDELISANPSADPERIQIGDELNLIVPKPFINVQVKRKVVQEEKIAYETSYEYVSYMFNDEEVINKAGKYGISEIEAIVTEENGIQIAKEVVSEKVISEPLTEIVVTGTQDPPPKQGTGYFINPLPGSSISSRYGSRSGGFHRGQDMAKASGSSIKAADGGTVIFAGYNGSYGYMIDIDHGGGFTTRYAHCSELYVSSGEKVYQGKIIGAVGSTGVSTGPHLHFEVRKYGSTVNPASYIGIQYR is encoded by the coding sequence ATGAAAAATATAATTAGACCGTTATTAGAAAAATTGAACCTTAAAAACAAAAATTCGAAAATTTTCAAACAACTACCCGATGAAGAAGAAAGACAAGCTATTTTCTTAAAATATAAAGATCAAATTATAGGCGCAGCCTCACTTCTAGCAGCCACTACATTAGTCTTAAGCAGTACATTTGCTTTAAACTATTTAAATACCCACGAAAATAACATATATTCAACTGAAAGCTATACACTATTAGTTGATGGCGAAGAAATATGCAAAGTAAGAGACCCCAAAGTATTAGATAATATTATTTCTAAATTAGAAAATGACTTAGAAAGAAATAGTGAGTTAGATTTAGCATTCAATAATACATTTGAAGTTGTTAATTCAAAAGCTGTTGACAAAGAAATACTCTCTGAAAAAGAAATATATAATATATTAAAAAAAGAAGTTGATTATTCTACTCTAGCTTATGCTTTATACATAGATGAAGATATAATTGGAATAGTAGATTCAGAATACAAGGCTAGAAACATAATTGAAGAAGTTAAAAAATATTTTTCTGATAATTATGACAAAAATTCAATAATAGAAGTAACAACTGCGGAAGATGTAAAAATAAAACAAATTGAAGCTAATAGTTCAGAAATACAAGAATCAGATGACATAGTAAATTACATAATTAAAGGAACAAATGAAGAAAGAAAATATATAGTAGAAAAAGGCGATACCTATTGGACAATAGCAGAATATTTTAACATGACTCTTGATGAATTAATTTCTGCAAATCCATCTGCAGATCCAGAAAGAATACAAATTGGTGATGAATTAAACTTAATTGTGCCAAAACCTTTTATAAATGTACAAGTGAAAAGAAAAGTTGTTCAAGAAGAAAAAATTGCATATGAAACATCTTATGAATATGTATCATATATGTTCAATGATGAAGAAGTTATAAATAAGGCTGGTAAATATGGTATTTCTGAAATAGAGGCAATAGTAACTGAAGAAAATGGAATTCAAATAGCAAAAGAAGTTGTTTCAGAAAAAGTTATTTCAGAGCCATTAACTGAAATTGTAGTGACAGGTACACAGGATCCGCCACCAAAGCAAGGTACAGGATATTTTATTAATCCCTTACCTGGATCATCTATATCATCACGTTATGGATCAAGAAGCGGAGGTTTTCATAGAGGGCAAGATATGGCAAAAGCTTCAGGATCATCTATAAAGGCAGCTGACGGTGGTACAGTTATATTTGCAGGTTATAATGGAAGCTATGGTTATATGATAGATATAGATCATGGTGGAGGATTTACAACAAGGTATGCTCATTGTAGCGAACTTTATGTATCATCAGGAGAAAAAGTGTATCAAGGTAAAATTATTGGAGCAGTTGGGTCAACAGGTGTATCTACAGGACCTCATTTGCATTTTGAAGTAAGAAAATACGGCTCTACTGTTAACCCTGCATCATATATAGGAATTCAATATAGATAA
- a CDS encoding DnaD domain-containing protein has product MSFFLQEMQIDLGDTPIENIFITDYMPFADGTYVKVYLLGYKYAKDKQQKFNNETIAKNLKIPLADVLNAWDHWEKEGIVIRHQSDDDYNYLVEFVNLKQLYVDNVYKHISKINQEKGIYVDNDKLISSSRGAENKKMMQEIEEMFGRPLKIKEKQKIVSWLNNYKMKPEIMSQAFSYCINNKKVKRFNYIESVVSGWHDAGVCDIDTMAEYLENRNDRFFVYSRISKALGFNNRILTEAEMKTIDKWVDEWGFSMDMILKCLENSTKISNPNLNYFDSILNKWYNSGYKTIDDLRNDKKPENKQKVIKETIKTKNKFHNFDQKIKNYSEEELEQIVRNRFNKKLDKLGLQVPEEGDENSEKAIN; this is encoded by the coding sequence ATGAGTTTTTTCTTACAAGAAATGCAAATAGATTTGGGGGATACCCCTATAGAAAATATATTTATTACTGACTATATGCCCTTTGCAGATGGAACGTATGTAAAGGTATATCTTTTAGGATATAAGTATGCAAAGGATAAGCAACAAAAATTTAACAACGAAACTATAGCTAAAAATCTTAAAATTCCCTTAGCAGACGTATTAAACGCATGGGATCATTGGGAAAAAGAAGGTATTGTAATAAGGCATCAATCGGATGATGATTATAATTATTTAGTTGAATTTGTAAATCTTAAGCAACTTTATGTTGATAATGTTTATAAGCATATTTCTAAAATAAATCAAGAAAAGGGTATTTATGTAGATAATGATAAACTTATTTCTTCTAGCAGAGGTGCTGAAAATAAAAAGATGATGCAAGAAATAGAGGAAATGTTTGGAAGACCATTAAAAATAAAAGAAAAACAAAAAATTGTATCATGGTTAAACAATTATAAGATGAAACCAGAAATTATGTCTCAAGCTTTTAGTTACTGTATTAATAATAAAAAGGTCAAAAGATTTAACTATATAGAATCTGTTGTATCTGGATGGCATGATGCTGGGGTGTGTGACATTGATACAATGGCTGAATACTTAGAAAATCGCAATGATAGATTTTTCGTTTATTCTAGAATCAGTAAAGCTCTGGGATTTAATAATAGAATTTTAACAGAGGCTGAAATGAAAACAATAGACAAGTGGGTGGACGAATGGGGATTTTCAATGGATATGATTTTAAAATGTTTAGAAAATTCAACCAAAATTTCAAATCCTAATTTAAATTATTTTGATAGTATTTTAAATAAGTGGTATAACAGTGGCTATAAAACTATTGATGATTTAAGGAATGATAAAAAGCCAGAAAATAAACAAAAAGTTATTAAGGAAACTATTAAAACTAAAAATAAGTTTCATAATTTTGATCAAAAAATAAAAAATTATTCTGAGGAAGAGTTAGAGCAAATAGTGAGAAATAGATTTAATAAAAAGCTTGATAAATTAGGACTTCAAGTACCTGAAGAAGGGGATGAAAATAGTGAAAAAGCAATTAATTGA
- a CDS encoding ATP-binding protein: MKKQLIENIKTEYNKKRLKAAREADLRKEELYERIPGLEEINRKISLASIELSKLYLSKPDDIEEQVLELKEKITCLKKNKDEFYNKYNIPKNFTEPNYQCSNCNDTGYTLEGKRCNCMNKQIINYLYDISNMIHMLKRENFDTFDINIFSNELYNKEKLTPRQNMYKILETCEDFCNNFDDVNMNLLFYGGTGLGKTFMCNCIAKALIDMEKSVFYQTAFHLFEIVENHKFYKQTETEENRISYNMIFDCDLLIIDDLGTEFNNSFTNAEIFNILNERLITEKKTIISTNLSLEQMAETYSDRIMSRVFSNYAPLKFYGKDLRWESK; this comes from the coding sequence GTGAAAAAGCAATTAATTGAAAATATTAAAACTGAATATAATAAAAAAAGGCTCAAGGCAGCAAGGGAAGCTGATTTGAGAAAAGAAGAGCTTTATGAAAGAATTCCTGGTTTAGAAGAAATAAATAGAAAAATCAGCCTGGCAAGCATAGAATTATCAAAATTATATTTGTCTAAACCAGATGATATTGAAGAACAGGTTTTAGAATTAAAGGAAAAAATAACTTGTCTTAAGAAAAACAAAGATGAATTTTATAATAAGTATAATATACCGAAAAATTTCACAGAACCCAATTATCAATGTAGTAATTGCAATGACACTGGTTATACGTTAGAAGGGAAACGGTGTAATTGCATGAACAAGCAAATTATTAATTATCTATATGATATTTCAAATATGATACATATGCTTAAAAGGGAAAACTTTGATACATTTGACATTAATATTTTCAGTAATGAATTATACAATAAAGAAAAATTAACTCCAAGACAAAATATGTACAAAATATTAGAAACTTGCGAAGATTTTTGCAATAACTTCGATGATGTTAATATGAATTTACTTTTTTATGGAGGAACAGGTTTAGGAAAAACATTTATGTGCAATTGTATTGCAAAAGCCCTTATAGACATGGAAAAGTCCGTGTTTTATCAGACTGCTTTTCATTTGTTTGAAATAGTAGAGAACCATAAGTTTTACAAACAAACTGAAACAGAAGAAAATAGGATTAGTTATAATATGATCTTTGACTGTGATTTATTAATAATAGATGACCTTGGTACAGAATTCAATAATTCTTTTACTAATGCGGAAATATTTAATATTTTAAATGAAAGGTTGATAACAGAAAAGAAAACAATTATATCAACTAATTTATCTTTGGAGCAGATGGCTGAAACTTACTCAGACAGAATAATGTCCAGAGTTTTTAGTAATTATGCGCCACTTAAATTTTATGGAAAAGATTTAAGATGGGAAAGTAAGTAG